GGACGTGTACGTGCTGTACGGGGCGTTCGTGGCGGACGCGCCGTGGGCGCTGGTGATCTGGACGGTGTTCCTGGCCGTGCAGACGGCGAGCGCCGGCTACGCGCTCCGGCTCGACGGCGAGTCGCTCAAACCGCTCTGGGCGTTCCCACTCCAGCAGTTGGTGTACCGGCAGCTGACGTACCTCGTGGTGGTCCAGTCGTTGGTCACGGCGTTGCACGGGACACCGTTGAAGTGGCAGACGGCGCGGCGCAGCGGGTTGGCGGAGGTGGCTGCCCGGTAGTACCGGAGGTGGCACCGGTGGTCCGGTGGTGCGCCCGCCGTTGCCGCTCCAGTTGAGACTGTGACGTTGTCCGAGGCCGTAGCCGCCCGCGTCGGGACCGGCGAAATCGCCTCCGGCGAACGGAAGACTTCCGGGCATGACCGCACCGTCTGCCCGACGCCACGACCTCGACGTCCTTCGGATCGGCGCCTTCCTGCTGCTGATCGCGTTCCACCTCGGCATGTTCTACGTGCCGTCGGACTGGCACGTGAAGAGCACCCACGTCACGCCGGCGCTCGAACCGTGGATGGACGCGCTCAGCCCCTGGCGCCTCAGCCTGCTGTTCGTGATCTCGGGCGTGGCCACCCGGTTCATGGCCGACAAGCTCGCGGCCGGAGCGCTGGCGGCCCAGCGCACGCGGCGCCTGCTCATCCCGCTGCTGTGCGGGATCGGGTTCGTGGTCGCGCCGCAGAGCTGGGCGGAGGTGGTGGAGAAGAACGGCTACACCGGGAGCTTCCTCGACTTCTGGCCCCGCTACCTGATGTTCGACCAGAGCTTCGGCATCGTCCTGCCGACCTACAACCACCTGTGGTTCGTCGCCTACCTCTGGTCCTACACGATGATCGTCCTGGCGGCGGCGCCGTTGCTGCCCCGGGCCGATCACTGGGCGGGCCGGGTGCTGGGGGGTGCGGGGCTGTTCGTCGTGCCGGTGCTGCTCTTCGGCCTGTACCGGGCCACGGCGTACCGGGCGTGGGGCGAGACGCACGTGCTCTGGGCCGACGGCTACGCCCACCTCCAGTACGGCACGGCCTTCCTGCTGGGCTTCCTGCTGGCGCGGCAGGACGCTGCCTGGGCCCTGCTGGAGAAGGCGCGCGCCGGGATGCTGGCCGCCGCCGTCGTGCTCGCCGTCGCCGGTCTGACGCTCGCGCGCCTGGGCGTCGACGACCTCCCTGGCTGGCCCGGCGCGGGCTGCGCCTTCCTGCGGGAGGCGTACGCGTGGGCCGTGATCTGCACCCTGTTCGGCTACGCGCGGCGTTACGTGCGCGGGGGGTCGCCGCTGCTCAGCACCCTCAACGAGGCGGTGTTCCCGTTCTACATCGTCCACCAGACGGCGATCGTGCTGGCCGGCCACCTGCTCAAACCGCTGGAGCTGCACGTGGCGGCCGAGGTGGGGATCATCCTGGCCGTCACCGTCGCCTCCGGCGCTGCGGCGTACCACCTCGCCCGGACCGTGCCCGCGCTGCGCGAGCCGCTCGGCCTGAAACCCCACACCCGCCGGGCGCGGCAGGTGAGCACAGCGGAGAAGTCGGGTTAGCGGACGGCGGGAGCCGCCCCGACGGCCTGGGCGGCTCCCGCGTCGGACCGAGCATGATCCCTTGACACCGTGTGGTAGCTGCCTGGTAGTACCAGAGGTAGCATCGGTGGTATGAAAATCAGTGTGAGCCTCCCGGAGGAGGACGTAGAGTTCGTTGATCGCTACCTTAGGCAACACCACAGCTCGTCACGGTCGTCGGTGATCCACCAGGCGATCACGCTGTTGCGTGAGGCGGGCCTGGAGAACGCCTACGCGAGCGCGTGGGAAGAGTGGGAAGCCGGGGGAGACGCCGACATGTGGGACGTGACCGCGCCAGACGGTGTGCGCGATGCGCCGCGGTGACATCTACTGGGTCGACCTGGAGCCGGCGCTCGGCGCCGAGGCGAACAAGATCCGCCCGGCCGTGGTCGTGAGCAACGACGCGGCGAACCGGGTCGCCGGACGGGGCGGCCGGGGTGTGGTGACGGTCGTGCCCATCACCTCCAACACCGCGAAGGTGTACCCGTTCCAGGTGCTGCTGCCGGCCAAGGACTGCGGGCTCGGCGCGGATTCGAAGGCGCAGGCCGAGCAGGTGCGCACGGTCGCCGCGGCCAGGCTCCGCGCCCGGATCGGCGAACTGCCGCCGGCGGTGCTCAAGCAGTTGGACGAAGCCCTGCGCGTCCACCTCGCGCTGTAGAGCCCCAAAAGCCCAAGAGCCGGGAACGAGCACTGCCGGGACCGCCCGAAGACGAGACGGCCCCGGCAGCTCACGTCACTCCACCACGCGGATGGCTCCGGCCGGGCACAGGTGCGCCGCGTCCCGCGCCTTCTTCTCCTGCGCGGCGCTGGGCGTCGGCTCCAGGAGGATGACCGTGCCGTCCTCCTCGTCCTGGTCGAACATCGCCGGGTCGGTCAACACGCACATGCCCGACCCCGCGCACAGGTCCGGATCCACTTCGATCTTCACTTAGAACTCCACCGGTAGCTCGTGTACTCCGTAGATCGTCATATCGTCCCGCATCCGCACCTCCGCCGCGGGCACTGCGAGCCGAAGGTTCGGGAACTCCCGGAACAACGCGGTGTAACCCACCCGCATCTCGATCCGGGCCAACTGCTGCCCGAGGCACTGGTGCACCCCGTGGCCGAACCCGAGGTGCCCGGACGCGGGCCGGCGGATGTCGAACTCGTCCGGCCGCTCGAACCGCGCCGGGTCCCGGTTGGCGGACGCCACCGAGATCGAGACCGACTCGCCGGCCCGGATCACCACACCGCCGATCCCGACGTCCTCCAGCGCGGTGCGGATGGTGCCGAACTGGATGATCGTCAGGTACCGCATCAGCTCCTCGACCGCGTTGTCCGCCAACGACGGGTCCGCGCTCAGCGCGGCCACCTGCTCGGGGTGCTGCAACAGCAACAACGTGCCGATGCCCAGCATGTTCGCCGTGGTCTCGTGACCGGCGATGAGGAGTAGCAGCCCCATGTTGGCGACTTCCTCGTCGGTCAGCTCACCGGTGGCGATCAAACCGGACAGCATGTCGTCGCCCGGCGTCTCGTGCTTGCTCTGTGTCAGCCGCAGCACGAACGCCTCCAGTCGCTCGAGCGCCGCCATGATCTCCTCGAACGAGGAGTCCAGCCGCAACGCCTGCGCGGTGTCCGCTTGGAACGATTCCCGCTGCTCGTAAGGCACCCCCAGTAGTTCGCAGATCACCAACGACGGCACCGGCAGCGCGAAGCCCGCCACGAGGTCCGCAGGCGAACCCGCGGCCCGCAGCGCGGCCAGGTGATCGGCCACGATCCGCTCGATCCGCGGCGTCAGCAGGTTCATCCGCCGCACGGTGAACTGCCCGGTCAACAGCTTCCGGTAGCGCGTGTGGTCCGGCGCGTCCATCCCGATGAACATCCCCGGTTTGGCCGCCGGGCGTTGTGCCATCGGCTGCCCGCCGACCAGGCGCGGCGAGTGGTGCAACTCGGCGCGGCTGCTGAACCGCCGGTCCGCGTGCACCTCCCGAGCCAGGTCGTAGCCGGTGACCAACCACCCCAGGTGCCCGTCCGGGAACTTCATCCGGCTGATCGGCGCCGTGCCGCGGAGCAACCCCAACTCCGCGGGCGGATCGAACGGCGTGCTGCGTGCGGTCGGCAGCTCTGAGTACAGCGTTTCGGTCATCTCGCACACCTCCCAGTGCGTTCAGGGACCTACTTCGCAACGTACAGAAGCTTCACGAATACGTGAAGTAAATATGCCGTCAATGATCGGAGGTAGTACGAGTGATAGCAGGTGTGCTACAAAATGTCCGAGAACTCTGACAAGGGGGAGGTGAGGGTCCTTGGTCATCGAGGTGCGGGACCTGCGGATGCGCTATGGCACGACGGACGTGCTGCACGGGGTCGACTTCATCGCGGGTCCCGGCGAAGTGGTGGCTCTGCTGGGGCCGAACGGCGCTGGCAAGACCACCACGATCGAGATCCTGGAGGGCTTCCGGCTGCCCTCCGACGGCCACGTCCGGGTGCTGGGCGTCGACCCGGCGACGGGTGACGAGGCCTGGCGGGCGAAGCTCGGCGTGGTGTTGCAGTCCTGGCGCGACCACGGCCGCTGGAAGGTGCGCGAGCTGCTGCACCACCTCGGCCGCTACTACGCGCCCTACGGCACGCCCCAGCAGTCGCGGCCGTTCGACACCGACGAGCTGATCGAGACGGTCGGCCTGACCGAGCACGCGCACAAGAAGGTCAGCCGGCTCTCCGGCGGCCAGCGGCGGCGGCTGGACGTGGCGATCGGCATCGTCGGCAAGCCGGAGCTGCTGTTCCTGGACGAGCCGACCGCCGGGTTCGACCCGCACGCGCGCCGGGACTTCCACGACCTGGTGCACCGGCTGTCCGACCTGGAGGGCATGACGATCCTGCTCACCACGCACGACCTGGCCGAGGCGGAGAAGCTGGCCGACCGCATCCTGGTGCTCGCGGGCGGCCGGATCATCGCCGACGGCAGCCCGGACCAGCTCAGCCGCCAGGTCGCGGGCAAGTCCGAGATCCGCTGGACGCAGGGCGGTCTGCGGCACGTGCACACGGCCGACGACGCGACGGCGTTCGTGCGGGACCTGTTCCGCCAGCACGAGACCGGCATCTCCGAGCTGGAAGTGCGGCGCAGCACGTTGGAGGACACCTACATGGCACTCGTGCAGCGGCACGAGAGCGGGCAGGAGAGGGAGGTGGCGGTCCTGTGAACACCAAGGCACAGGCCATCCGGCTCGGCGTGGACCGCGGGGTGCGCGAGTTCCGCCACTCCATGGGCAGTTCCGACCAGTTCTACAACGTGTTCACCGGGCTCGCCGCGCTGACCGTGCTGTGGTTCCAGCGCGACTCGTCCGTCGACGGCTCCGACATCTCGCTCGCCGCGCTCACCCTGCCCAGCCTGCTCGGCATGGGGATGGTGTTCGGCGCCCTGGTCGGGCCCGCGGGCCAGCTCTCGACGAACCGGGAGGACGGCACGCTGCTGCGCGCCAAGGCGGTGCCCAACGGCATGGTCGGCTACCTGGTCGGCCGGACCGTGCAGACGTCGCTGGACTCCCTCACCGGTCTGCTGATCGTGCTGGTGCCGGGCCTGTTCCTGGTGAACGTGCTGTCTGACGCCGGCGTGGGCGGCGTGCTCCGCCTGTTCGCCGTGCTGGCGCTCGGCATGGTGTCGATGCTGCCCTGGGGTGCGGTCGCCGGGTCGATCACCAAGAGCCCCGGCGGCGCGATGGGCATCACCATGCTGCCGATGATGGGCCTCGTGGCGATCTCGGGCATCTTCTACCCGATCACGGCGATGCCCGGCTGGTTGCAGGGCGTGGCCCAGGTGTTCCCGGTGTACTGGGCGGCGCACGGCGCCAGGGCGTCACTGCTGCCGGACGCGGCGGCGGTCGCGGAGATCGGCGGCACCTGGCGGATCATGGAGATGATCGGCGTGCTCGGGGTGTGGGCGGTGGTCGGTTTCCTGCTTGCGCCTACGATCCTGCGTCGGATGGCGCGCCGGGAGTCGGGATCGGATATGGAGCAGCGCCGACAGGCGGCGATGCAGAGGGTGCGATGAGCGAAAGCGTCTACAACCGGATCGCGATGCTGCGCGCGGAACGGGGTGTGTCCCGCCGGCAGCTGTCCGAGGCGTTGGGCATCCACTACCAGACCG
This is a stretch of genomic DNA from Saccharothrix ecbatanensis. It encodes these proteins:
- a CDS encoding acyltransferase family protein, with protein sequence MTAPSARRHDLDVLRIGAFLLLIAFHLGMFYVPSDWHVKSTHVTPALEPWMDALSPWRLSLLFVISGVATRFMADKLAAGALAAQRTRRLLIPLLCGIGFVVAPQSWAEVVEKNGYTGSFLDFWPRYLMFDQSFGIVLPTYNHLWFVAYLWSYTMIVLAAAPLLPRADHWAGRVLGGAGLFVVPVLLFGLYRATAYRAWGETHVLWADGYAHLQYGTAFLLGFLLARQDAAWALLEKARAGMLAAAVVLAVAGLTLARLGVDDLPGWPGAGCAFLREAYAWAVICTLFGYARRYVRGGSPLLSTLNEAVFPFYIVHQTAIVLAGHLLKPLELHVAAEVGIILAVTVASGAAAYHLARTVPALREPLGLKPHTRRARQVSTAEKSG
- a CDS encoding antitoxin; amino-acid sequence: MKISVSLPEEDVEFVDRYLRQHHSSSRSSVIHQAITLLREAGLENAYASAWEEWEAGGDADMWDVTAPDGVRDAPR
- a CDS encoding type II toxin-antitoxin system PemK/MazF family toxin, yielding MRRGDIYWVDLEPALGAEANKIRPAVVVSNDAANRVAGRGGRGVVTVVPITSNTAKVYPFQVLLPAKDCGLGADSKAQAEQVRTVAAARLRARIGELPPAVLKQLDEALRVHLAL
- a CDS encoding ferredoxin yields the protein MKIEVDPDLCAGSGMCVLTDPAMFDQDEEDGTVILLEPTPSAAQEKKARDAAHLCPAGAIRVVE
- a CDS encoding cytochrome P450; the encoded protein is MTETLYSELPTARSTPFDPPAELGLLRGTAPISRMKFPDGHLGWLVTGYDLAREVHADRRFSSRAELHHSPRLVGGQPMAQRPAAKPGMFIGMDAPDHTRYRKLLTGQFTVRRMNLLTPRIERIVADHLAALRAAGSPADLVAGFALPVPSLVICELLGVPYEQRESFQADTAQALRLDSSFEEIMAALERLEAFVLRLTQSKHETPGDDMLSGLIATGELTDEEVANMGLLLLIAGHETTANMLGIGTLLLLQHPEQVAALSADPSLADNAVEELMRYLTIIQFGTIRTALEDVGIGGVVIRAGESVSISVASANRDPARFERPDEFDIRRPASGHLGFGHGVHQCLGQQLARIEMRVGYTALFREFPNLRLAVPAAEVRMRDDMTIYGVHELPVEF
- a CDS encoding ABC transporter ATP-binding protein gives rise to the protein MRYGTTDVLHGVDFIAGPGEVVALLGPNGAGKTTTIEILEGFRLPSDGHVRVLGVDPATGDEAWRAKLGVVLQSWRDHGRWKVRELLHHLGRYYAPYGTPQQSRPFDTDELIETVGLTEHAHKKVSRLSGGQRRRLDVAIGIVGKPELLFLDEPTAGFDPHARRDFHDLVHRLSDLEGMTILLTTHDLAEAEKLADRILVLAGGRIIADGSPDQLSRQVAGKSEIRWTQGGLRHVHTADDATAFVRDLFRQHETGISELEVRRSTLEDTYMALVQRHESGQEREVAVL
- a CDS encoding ABC transporter permease, whose protein sequence is MNTKAQAIRLGVDRGVREFRHSMGSSDQFYNVFTGLAALTVLWFQRDSSVDGSDISLAALTLPSLLGMGMVFGALVGPAGQLSTNREDGTLLRAKAVPNGMVGYLVGRTVQTSLDSLTGLLIVLVPGLFLVNVLSDAGVGGVLRLFAVLALGMVSMLPWGAVAGSITKSPGGAMGITMLPMMGLVAISGIFYPITAMPGWLQGVAQVFPVYWAAHGARASLLPDAAAVAEIGGTWRIMEMIGVLGVWAVVGFLLAPTILRRMARRESGSDMEQRRQAAMQRVR